From one Streptomyces sp. NBC_01478 genomic stretch:
- a CDS encoding small basic family protein encodes MIAVLGLIVGVVAGILVRPEVPVVVEPYLPIAVVAALDAVFGGLRAMLDGIFDDKVFVVSFLSNVVVAALIVFLGDKLGVGAQLSTGVVVVLGIRIFSNAAAIRRHVFQA; translated from the coding sequence GTGATCGCCGTACTGGGCCTCATCGTGGGAGTGGTGGCCGGAATCCTGGTCCGGCCTGAGGTGCCGGTGGTCGTCGAGCCGTATCTGCCGATCGCCGTCGTCGCGGCGCTCGACGCCGTCTTCGGTGGTCTGCGGGCCATGCTCGACGGCATCTTCGACGACAAGGTCTTCGTGGTGTCGTTCCTGTCGAACGTGGTCGTGGCCGCGCTGATCGTGTTCCTGGGCGACAAGTTGGGCGTCGGTGCCCAGTTGTCCACGGGTGTTGTGGTCGTCCTCGGTATCCGTATCTTCTCCAACGCCGCGGCCATTCGCCGGCACGTCTTCCAGGCGTGA
- a CDS encoding DUF881 domain-containing protein: MSNEDERPEHRLRRELPEEVPASASSEAPVPEERAASTVTGRQRLVQGLWPPRVSRAQLIVAVLLFGLGFGLAVQVASNSNSDSALRGARQEDLVRILDELDDRTQRLEDEKQGLQKQRDELENSSDQAEEARKQTAEKEKQLGILAGTVAAQGPGITMTIDDTKGTVEADMLLDAVQELRAAGAEAIQVNEVRVVANTYLTDSGKSVSVDGNKINAPYRFKVIGKPQDLEPALNIPGGVVQTLEKEQATVTVERSGKIVVDALRAAKQPDYARSSSR; encoded by the coding sequence ATGAGCAACGAAGACGAGCGGCCCGAACACAGGCTGCGCAGGGAACTGCCCGAGGAAGTACCGGCGTCTGCTTCTTCGGAGGCGCCGGTTCCGGAGGAGCGGGCCGCGTCCACCGTGACCGGTCGGCAGCGGCTGGTGCAGGGGCTGTGGCCGCCGCGCGTGAGCCGGGCCCAACTCATCGTCGCCGTGCTGCTGTTCGGCCTCGGTTTCGGGCTGGCCGTCCAGGTCGCCTCGAACAGCAACAGTGACAGCGCGCTGCGTGGGGCACGACAGGAAGATCTTGTCCGCATTCTCGATGAACTGGACGACCGTACTCAGCGTCTTGAGGACGAGAAGCAGGGTCTGCAGAAGCAGCGCGACGAGCTGGAGAACAGCTCCGACCAGGCCGAGGAGGCCCGCAAGCAGACGGCCGAGAAGGAGAAGCAACTCGGCATTCTGGCGGGCACCGTGGCCGCGCAGGGACCCGGCATCACGATGACCATCGACGACACGAAGGGAACGGTCGAGGCGGACATGCTGCTCGACGCGGTTCAGGAGCTGCGCGCGGCGGGCGCGGAGGCGATCCAGGTGAACGAGGTGCGGGTCGTGGCCAACACGTATCTGACGGACTCCGGCAAGAGCGTGAGTGTCGACGGGAACAAGATCAACGCCCCGTACCGTTTCAAGGTCATCGGCAAGCCGCAGGATCTCGAACCGGCGCTCAACATCCCTGGAGGCGTGGTGCAGACTCTCGAGAAGGAGCAGGCCACCGTTACCGTCGAGCGGTCGGGCAAGATCGTCGTGGATGCCTTGCGGGCCGCGAAGCAGCCTGACTACGCTCGGTCGTCTTCCCGGTGA
- a CDS encoding PTS sugar transporter subunit IIA, which produces MTSVTSPLAGRAIGLTEVPDPVFSGAMVGPGTAIDPVREPSEAVSPVDGVIVSLHPHAFVVVDSEGHGVLTHLGIDTVQLNGEGFELLVNKGDTVTRGQSVVRWNPAAVEAAGKSPVCPIVALEATAEALSNLREEGDVKAGDSLFIWE; this is translated from the coding sequence ATGACCAGCGTGACGTCCCCTCTTGCAGGACGTGCCATCGGACTGACCGAGGTGCCGGATCCGGTCTTCTCCGGGGCCATGGTCGGCCCCGGCACCGCCATCGACCCCGTACGTGAGCCCTCCGAGGCCGTCTCGCCCGTGGACGGAGTCATCGTCTCCCTCCACCCGCACGCCTTCGTCGTAGTGGACAGTGAGGGACACGGCGTGCTCACTCACCTCGGTATCGACACCGTGCAGCTCAATGGCGAAGGCTTCGAACTGCTCGTCAACAAGGGCGACACCGTGACCCGGGGCCAGAGCGTGGTGCGCTGGAACCCGGCCGCCGTCGAGGCCGCCGGCAAGTCCCCGGTGTGCCCGATCGTGGCCCTCGAAGCCACGGCCGAGGCCCTTTCCAATCTCCGCGAGGAAGGCGATGTGAAGGCCGGCGACAGTCTCTTCATCTGGGAGTGA
- the ftsR gene encoding transcriptional regulator FtsR, whose protein sequence is MLQTPSGGAGHGTAAADTGLMSIGTVLNVLRDEFPEVTISKIRFLESEGLIEPQRTPSGYRKFSAADVERLGHVLRMQRDHYLPLKVIREHLDAMERGEAAPLPTVGRQRDGEVVLEPVEGPTAARIGRTELLAAAGIGEAELDEWESYGLIAPLPDGVYDAEAVTVAGLVLELGRFGIEPRHLRAMKAAADREAGLVDQVVAPLKRHRNPQTRAHAEARTKELAGLTVKLHAALVQTALGVRLP, encoded by the coding sequence ATGCTTCAAACACCGAGCGGCGGTGCCGGGCACGGTACCGCCGCCGCGGACACTGGGCTGATGAGCATCGGCACGGTGCTGAACGTGCTGCGCGACGAGTTCCCCGAAGTCACCATCTCCAAGATCCGTTTCCTGGAGTCGGAGGGCCTCATCGAGCCGCAGCGGACCCCTTCCGGGTACCGCAAGTTCAGCGCCGCCGACGTCGAGCGCCTCGGCCATGTCCTGAGGATGCAGCGGGACCACTATCTGCCGCTCAAGGTCATCCGCGAGCATCTCGACGCCATGGAGCGCGGGGAGGCCGCGCCACTGCCCACGGTGGGGCGTCAGCGGGACGGCGAGGTCGTCCTGGAGCCCGTGGAGGGGCCCACGGCGGCCCGGATCGGGCGGACCGAGCTGCTGGCCGCCGCCGGGATCGGTGAGGCGGAGCTCGACGAGTGGGAGTCGTACGGACTCATCGCCCCGCTGCCGGACGGGGTCTACGACGCGGAAGCCGTCACCGTGGCCGGACTTGTCCTCGAGTTGGGTCGGTTCGGGATCGAACCGCGGCACCTGCGCGCGATGAAGGCGGCCGCCGACCGTGAGGCCGGGCTCGTCGACCAGGTGGTGGCCCCGCTCAAGCGCCACCGCAATCCGCAGACCAGGGCCCACGCGGAGGCCCGTACGAAGGAACTGGCGGGGCTCACGGTGAAGCTGCACGCGGCCCTGGTGCAGACCGCGCTCGGTGTGCGCCTGCCCTGA
- a CDS encoding FHA domain-containing protein, protein MGGAWWKLSGGYGRCEDVRVNRCVQSGFVLPHGRVCFGQGESPVKLFAKLFGKSAKESSDNQTARHRAQPDAEGQRPLFRDQVAGQGAPSVDPAQSGDIGFGQPSTSSTGGGFSPMSALVCTRCGNRNAENSRFCSNCGAPLRPGATPERPSETTSTISISGLEAYDAEVTGQTQMPTLSPEAQAAVDALPLGSALLVVRRGPNSGSRFLLDGELTTAGRHPQSDIFLDDVTVSRRHVEFRRSADGSFTVADVGSLNGTYVNRERIDSVSLANGDEVQIGKYRLVFYASQRGY, encoded by the coding sequence TTGGGTGGTGCGTGGTGGAAACTGTCAGGTGGATACGGACGTTGTGAGGATGTCCGGGTCAACCGGTGTGTTCAATCAGGGTTCGTCCTGCCCCACGGGCGGGTCTGTTTCGGTCAAGGGGAATCGCCCGTGAAGTTGTTTGCGAAGTTGTTCGGCAAGAGTGCGAAAGAGAGCAGCGACAACCAGACCGCTCGCCATCGCGCACAACCGGACGCAGAAGGCCAGCGCCCGCTGTTCCGCGACCAGGTCGCCGGCCAGGGTGCGCCGTCGGTTGACCCTGCGCAGTCCGGCGACATAGGTTTCGGGCAACCGTCAACCTCAAGTACGGGTGGAGGGTTTTCCCCTATGTCGGCCCTGGTGTGTACGAGGTGCGGTAACCGCAACGCGGAGAACAGCCGCTTCTGTTCCAACTGCGGTGCGCCGCTGCGCCCCGGCGCGACCCCGGAGCGTCCGTCCGAGACGACCTCCACGATCTCCATCTCCGGTCTTGAGGCCTACGACGCCGAAGTGACCGGCCAGACGCAGATGCCGACGCTCTCCCCGGAGGCGCAGGCCGCCGTCGACGCGCTGCCGTTGGGCTCGGCGCTGCTGGTGGTGCGTCGCGGTCCGAACTCGGGCAGCCGCTTCCTGCTGGACGGCGAGCTGACCACGGCCGGCCGTCATCCGCAGAGCGACATCTTCCTGGACGACGTGACGGTCTCGCGCCGGCATGTGGAGTTCCGGCGCTCTGCTGACGGTTCGTTCACGGTCGCCGATGTCGGCAGTCTGAACGGTACGTACGTCAACCGCGAGCGCATCGACTCGGTCTCGCTGGCGAACGGTGACGAGGTGCAGATCGGCAAGTACCGGCTGGTGTTCTACGCGAGCCAGCGGGGTTACTGA
- the ptsP gene encoding phosphoenolpyruvate--protein phosphotransferase, with product METTLRGVGVSHGVAIGEVRHMGTAVLEPPAKQIPVEDAEREQGRARQAVDAVAADLMARGNLAGGEAQAVLEAQAMMAQDPELMADVERRIAVGSTAERAVYDAFAAYRALLAGAGEYLAGRVADLDDVRNRIVARLLGVPMPGVPDSDEPYVLIARDLAPADTALLDPTLVLGFVTEEGGPTSHSAILARALGVPAVVALPGAGELAEGTVVAVDGSTGEIFVNPSAEKKEQLEAAAAARKAALSASTGPGATSDGHKVPLLANVGGPADVPAALEAGAEGVGLFRTEFLFLDDSKNAPSEEKQVEAYRKVLEAFPEGRVVVRVLDAGADKPLDFLTPADEPNPALGVRGLRSLLDHPDVLRTQLTALAKAVEGLPVYLEVMAPMVADRADAKAFADACREAGLRAKFGAMVEIPSAALRARSILQEVEFLSLGTNDLAQYTFAADRQVGAVSRLQDPWQPALLDLVAMSAEGAKAEGKSCGVCGEAASDPLLACVLTGLGVTSLSMGAASIPYVRTALAKYTLAQCERAALAARAADSAEEARAAAQAVLSGE from the coding sequence ATGGAGACAACGCTGCGAGGCGTCGGTGTGAGCCACGGTGTGGCGATCGGCGAGGTTCGGCACATGGGGACGGCGGTTCTGGAACCGCCTGCCAAGCAGATTCCGGTGGAGGACGCGGAGCGTGAACAGGGGCGCGCCCGCCAAGCCGTGGACGCTGTGGCGGCCGACCTGATGGCGCGCGGCAATCTGGCGGGGGGCGAAGCCCAGGCGGTGCTCGAAGCGCAGGCCATGATGGCCCAGGACCCCGAGCTGATGGCGGACGTGGAGCGCCGGATCGCGGTCGGCAGTACCGCGGAGCGGGCCGTGTACGACGCCTTCGCCGCCTACCGTGCTCTGCTGGCCGGTGCCGGTGAGTATCTCGCCGGCCGGGTGGCCGACCTCGATGACGTGCGGAACCGTATCGTCGCCCGGTTGCTCGGGGTGCCCATGCCCGGTGTTCCGGACAGCGACGAGCCGTACGTTCTTATCGCTCGTGACCTTGCGCCTGCCGATACGGCGCTGTTGGACCCGACGCTGGTGCTCGGTTTCGTCACCGAGGAGGGCGGGCCGACTAGTCACAGCGCGATCCTGGCGCGGGCGCTCGGTGTGCCGGCCGTGGTGGCGCTGCCGGGGGCCGGGGAGTTGGCCGAAGGCACGGTGGTCGCCGTGGACGGCAGCACCGGCGAGATCTTCGTGAACCCCAGTGCCGAGAAGAAGGAGCAGTTGGAGGCTGCGGCCGCCGCGCGCAAGGCCGCTCTCTCCGCCTCTACGGGTCCTGGTGCCACCTCCGACGGACACAAGGTGCCGCTGCTGGCCAATGTCGGCGGTCCTGCTGACGTTCCGGCCGCCCTGGAGGCGGGGGCCGAGGGTGTGGGGCTCTTCCGTACCGAGTTCCTTTTCCTGGACGACAGCAAGAACGCGCCGTCCGAGGAGAAGCAGGTCGAGGCCTACCGGAAGGTACTCGAGGCGTTCCCCGAGGGGCGTGTCGTCGTGCGGGTGCTGGACGCCGGCGCGGACAAGCCGCTGGACTTCCTGACGCCGGCCGATGAGCCGAACCCCGCTCTGGGTGTGCGTGGGCTGCGTTCGCTGCTCGATCACCCCGACGTGCTGCGGACTCAACTGACCGCGCTCGCGAAGGCCGTCGAGGGGTTGCCGGTCTACCTCGAGGTCATGGCTCCCATGGTCGCGGACCGTGCGGACGCGAAGGCGTTCGCGGACGCGTGCCGGGAGGCGGGGCTGCGGGCCAAGTTCGGTGCGATGGTGGAGATTCCGTCGGCCGCGCTGCGGGCGCGCTCGATTCTGCAGGAGGTCGAGTTCCTGTCGCTGGGGACCAACGACCTCGCGCAGTACACCTTCGCCGCCGACCGTCAGGTGGGCGCGGTGTCCCGTCTGCAGGATCCGTGGCAGCCCGCGCTGCTCGACCTGGTCGCGATGTCCGCCGAGGGGGCGAAGGCCGAGGGCAAGAGCTGTGGAGTCTGCGGTGAGGCCGCGTCCGACCCGCTGCTGGCTTGTGTGCTGACCGGTCTGGGGGTCACCTCCCTTTCCATGGGTGCGGCTTCGATTCCTTATGTGCGGACGGCGTTGGCGAAGTACACGCTGGCTCAGTGCGAGCGGGCCGCACTGGCCGCGCGCGCCGCTGACAGCGCCGAGGAGGCGCGCGCCGCGGCTCAGGCGGTGCTGTCCGGCGAGTAG
- a CDS encoding CDP-alcohol phosphatidyltransferase family protein, with product MEVQETRVQTERVLTIPNILSMARLVGVPIFLWLILRPEFGGPKSDGWALLVLMLSGISDYLDGKLARRWNQISSLGRLLDPAADRLYILSTLVGLTWREILPIWLTAVLLARELVLLVVVGILRRHGYPPLQVNFLGKAATFNLMYAFPLLLLSDGSGWLPSLAAIFGWAFAGWGTTLYWWAGVLYVVQVRRLLRADAMAD from the coding sequence GTGGAGGTCCAGGAGACCCGCGTTCAGACAGAGCGGGTGCTCACCATCCCGAACATCCTCAGCATGGCGCGCCTGGTCGGCGTACCCATCTTCCTGTGGTTGATCCTCAGGCCCGAGTTCGGTGGGCCCAAGAGCGACGGCTGGGCGCTTCTGGTGCTGATGCTGAGCGGGATCAGCGACTACCTGGACGGCAAGCTCGCGCGGCGCTGGAACCAGATCAGCAGTCTCGGCCGGCTTCTTGATCCCGCCGCGGACCGGCTCTACATTCTCTCGACTCTCGTCGGACTCACCTGGCGCGAGATTCTGCCAATCTGGTTGACCGCCGTACTGCTCGCGCGGGAGCTGGTCCTGCTCGTGGTGGTGGGCATCCTCAGACGGCACGGCTATCCGCCGCTGCAGGTGAACTTCCTGGGCAAGGCGGCTACGTTCAACCTGATGTACGCGTTCCCGTTGCTGCTGCTCAGTGACGGAAGTGGATGGCTCCCCTCACTCGCAGCCATTTTTGGATGGGCGTTCGCAGGATGGGGTACAACGCTCTACTGGTGGGCAGGAGTCCTCTACGTGGTACAAGTCCGCCGCCTACTGCGTGCGGACGCCATGGCCGACTGA
- a CDS encoding DUF881 domain-containing protein, giving the protein MSLLTNVMDHSLDDGYAEAAARKKAAGASGMPKTLRAKLGLAAGLVLAALVVTLGAAQARVAAPVVAKERQELIDRIDKETSSADKLEGTVDKLRDDVSARQRAALKTSGGSGQADLVSMLSGATAVHGPGVKLVVDDAKEASTGGGDDPRETADFSDTGRVRDRDMQRVVNGLWAAGAEAISVNGQRLTALSAIRAAGDAILVDNRPLVPPYTVLAVGDGQRLSTRFQNGADGLYLHALEDNYGIRATIAVESDLRLAAAPSVIVRTAQPRTEKGTS; this is encoded by the coding sequence ATGTCGCTGCTCACCAATGTCATGGACCACAGCCTCGACGACGGATACGCCGAGGCCGCCGCCCGGAAGAAGGCCGCGGGCGCGAGCGGCATGCCGAAGACCCTCCGGGCGAAGCTCGGTCTCGCCGCCGGCCTGGTGCTGGCCGCCCTCGTCGTGACCCTGGGAGCGGCACAGGCACGCGTGGCCGCCCCCGTGGTGGCCAAGGAGCGCCAGGAGCTGATCGACCGTATCGACAAGGAGACCTCGTCGGCGGACAAGCTGGAAGGCACCGTCGACAAGCTCCGTGACGACGTGAGCGCGCGGCAGCGGGCGGCGCTCAAGACGAGTGGCGGCAGTGGCCAGGCGGACCTGGTGAGCATGCTGTCCGGTGCCACCGCGGTGCACGGCCCCGGTGTGAAACTCGTCGTCGACGACGCGAAGGAAGCCAGCACCGGCGGGGGCGACGACCCGCGGGAGACCGCGGACTTCTCCGACACCGGTCGGGTGCGCGACCGCGACATGCAGCGCGTCGTCAACGGACTGTGGGCGGCAGGGGCCGAGGCCATCTCCGTCAACGGACAGCGGCTGACGGCGCTGTCCGCGATCAGGGCCGCCGGTGACGCGATACTGGTCGACAACAGGCCACTCGTGCCGCCTTATACGGTGCTCGCGGTGGGGGACGGCCAACGGCTGAGCACCAGGTTCCAGAACGGTGCCGACGGGCTCTATCTGCACGCCCTGGAAGACAACTACGGCATCAGGGCGACCATCGCCGTGGAGAGCGATCTCCGGCTGGCCGCCGCGCCGAGTGTGATCGTACGTACAGCACAGCCGAGAACTGAGAAGGGCACATCGTGA
- a CDS encoding bifunctional nuclease family protein, with translation MNELDVVGVRVEMPSNQPIVLLREVGGDRYLPIWIGPGEATAIAFAQQGMAPARPLTHDLFKDVLEAVGQELTEVRITDLREGVFYAELVFASGVEVSARPSDAIALALRTGTPIYGSDGVLDDAGIAIPDEQEDEVEKFREFLDQISPEDFGTNSQ, from the coding sequence GTGAACGAGCTCGATGTCGTAGGTGTCCGGGTCGAAATGCCCTCCAACCAACCGATCGTGCTCCTGCGTGAAGTGGGAGGCGACCGCTACCTCCCCATCTGGATCGGGCCCGGGGAGGCGACGGCGATCGCCTTCGCGCAGCAGGGCATGGCCCCCGCACGACCGCTGACCCACGACCTGTTCAAGGACGTGCTGGAGGCCGTCGGCCAGGAGCTGACCGAAGTGCGCATCACGGATCTGCGGGAGGGCGTCTTCTATGCGGAGCTGGTCTTCGCCAGCGGCGTCGAGGTGAGCGCCCGTCCTTCCGACGCCATAGCGCTGGCGCTGCGCACCGGGACGCCGATCTACGGCAGTGACGGTGTGCTCGACGACGCGGGCATCGCGATCCCGGACGAGCAGGAGGACGAGGTGGAGAAGTTCCGCGAGTTCCTCGACCAGATCTCGCCCGAGGACTTCGGCACCAACAGCCAGTGA
- a CDS encoding mannose-1-phosphate guanyltransferase: MKAVVMAGGEGTRLRPMTSSMPKPLLPVVNRPIMEHVLRLLKRHGLNETVVTVQFLASLVKNYFGDGEELGMELSYANEEKPLGTAGSVKNAEEALKDDAFVVISGDALTDFDLTELINFHKEKGALVTVCLTRVPNPLEFGITIVDEEGKVERFLEKPTWGQVFSDTVNTGIYVMEPEVFDYVEADVPVDWSGDVFPQLMKEGKPVYGFIAEGYWEDVGTHESYVKAQADVLEGKVDVEIDGFELSPGVWVAEGAEVHPDAVLRGPLYIGDYAKVEAGAEIREHTVIGSNVVVKTGAFLHRAVVHDNVYVGQHSNLRGCVVGKNTDIMRAARIEDGAVIGDECLIGEESIVQGNVRVYPFKTIEAGAFVNTSVIWENRGQAHLFGARGVSGILNVEITPELVVRLAGAYATTLKKGSTVTTARDHSRGARALKRAVISALQTSAIDVRDLENVPLPVARQQTARGSAGGIMIRTTPGVPDSVDIMFFDSQGADLSQGSQRKLDRVFARQEYRRAFPGEIGDLHFPASVFDSYTGSLLRNVDTTGIADSGLKVVVDASNGSAGLVLPSLLGKLGVDSLTINPGLDESRPTETADTRRSGLVRLGEIVASARAAFGVRFDPVGERLSLVDEKGRIVEDDRALLVMLDLVAAERRSGRVALPVTTTRIAEQVAAYHGTQVEWTTTSPDDLTRVGRDETTIFGGDGKAGFIIPEFSSVFDGAAAFVRLIGLVARTQLTLSQIDARIPRAHVLKRDLATPWAVKGLVMRRVVEAAGDRFVDTTDGVRVVETDGRWVMVLPDPAEAVTHLWAEGPDDASAQALLDEWSAVVDSAGR, encoded by the coding sequence ATGAAGGCCGTAGTGATGGCCGGAGGCGAAGGCACACGCCTTCGCCCCATGACCTCAAGCATGCCCAAGCCACTGTTGCCCGTGGTCAATCGACCGATCATGGAGCATGTGCTCAGGTTGCTCAAAAGGCATGGGCTCAATGAGACCGTAGTCACCGTGCAGTTCCTGGCCTCGTTGGTCAAGAACTACTTCGGTGACGGCGAAGAGCTCGGGATGGAGCTCTCGTATGCCAATGAGGAGAAGCCACTCGGTACCGCCGGAAGCGTCAAGAACGCCGAAGAGGCGTTGAAGGACGATGCCTTCGTCGTCATTTCCGGTGATGCCCTGACCGACTTCGACCTCACCGAACTGATCAATTTCCACAAGGAAAAAGGCGCTCTGGTCACTGTCTGTCTGACCCGGGTGCCCAATCCGCTGGAATTCGGCATCACCATCGTCGACGAAGAGGGAAAGGTCGAGCGTTTCCTCGAGAAGCCGACTTGGGGTCAGGTCTTCTCGGACACGGTGAACACGGGCATCTATGTGATGGAGCCCGAGGTCTTCGACTATGTCGAGGCCGACGTTCCCGTCGACTGGTCCGGTGATGTCTTCCCGCAGTTGATGAAGGAAGGCAAGCCGGTCTACGGCTTTATCGCCGAGGGCTACTGGGAAGATGTCGGGACCCACGAGAGCTACGTGAAGGCGCAGGCCGATGTCCTGGAGGGCAAGGTCGACGTCGAGATCGACGGCTTCGAGCTGTCGCCGGGTGTCTGGGTGGCCGAGGGCGCAGAGGTGCACCCCGACGCGGTTCTGCGGGGGCCGCTGTACATCGGTGACTACGCCAAGGTCGAGGCGGGTGCCGAAATCCGTGAGCACACCGTCATCGGTTCCAACGTCGTCGTGAAGACCGGAGCTTTTCTGCACAGGGCCGTCGTGCACGACAACGTGTATGTCGGGCAGCACAGCAATCTGCGTGGCTGTGTCGTCGGGAAGAACACCGACATCATGCGTGCGGCCCGGATCGAGGACGGCGCGGTCATCGGTGACGAGTGCCTGATCGGTGAAGAATCGATCGTGCAGGGCAATGTGCGGGTCTACCCGTTCAAGACGATCGAAGCCGGTGCCTTCGTCAACACGTCGGTGATCTGGGAGAACAGAGGCCAGGCGCACCTCTTCGGCGCGCGCGGTGTGTCCGGGATCCTGAACGTGGAGATCACGCCGGAGCTCGTCGTCCGTCTCGCCGGCGCCTACGCCACGACCCTCAAGAAGGGGTCGACGGTCACCACGGCCCGCGACCACTCCCGAGGTGCCCGTGCGCTCAAGCGGGCGGTGATCTCCGCCTTGCAGACGAGTGCCATCGACGTACGGGACCTGGAAAACGTACCGCTGCCCGTGGCGCGGCAGCAGACCGCGCGGGGCAGTGCCGGCGGGATCATGATCCGGACCACACCTGGTGTGCCGGACTCCGTCGACATCATGTTCTTCGACAGCCAGGGAGCCGACCTCTCGCAGGGGAGTCAGCGCAAGCTGGACCGGGTGTTCGCGCGCCAGGAGTACCGGCGTGCGTTCCCCGGTGAGATCGGGGACCTGCACTTCCCGGCCAGCGTCTTCGACTCGTACACCGGGTCGTTGCTGCGGAATGTCGACACGACCGGGATCGCCGACTCCGGCCTGAAGGTCGTGGTGGACGCGTCGAACGGCAGCGCCGGGCTCGTGCTGCCCAGTCTGCTCGGCAAGCTGGGTGTGGACTCGCTGACGATCAATCCGGGGCTCGACGAGTCCAGGCCGACGGAGACCGCGGACACACGGCGGTCGGGGCTGGTGCGGCTCGGTGAGATCGTGGCCTCCGCGCGGGCCGCGTTCGGAGTGCGGTTCGACCCTGTCGGTGAGCGGCTTTCGCTCGTCGACGAGAAGGGGCGGATCGTCGAGGACGACCGCGCTCTGCTCGTGATGCTCGACCTGGTGGCCGCCGAGCGGCGCAGCGGGCGGGTGGCGCTGCCGGTGACCACCACGCGGATCGCGGAGCAGGTGGCGGCCTATCACGGCACGCAGGTCGAGTGGACGACGACCTCGCCGGACGACCTGACCAGGGTCGGGCGTGACGAGACGACCATCTTCGGCGGGGACGGCAAGGCCGGGTTCATCATTCCGGAGTTCAGCAGTGTCTTCGACGGTGCCGCGGCCTTCGTACGGCTGATCGGGCTGGTGGCGCGGACACAGTTGACGCTGAGCCAGATCGACGCGCGGATTCCGCGGGCGCACGTCCTCAAGCGGGACCTCGCGACTCCCTGGGCCGTCAAGGGACTTGTGATGCGCCGGGTCGTGGAAGCGGCCGGCGATCGCTTTGTCGACACCACGGACGGTGTACGGGTTGTGGAGACCGACGGGCGTTGGGTGATGGTGCTGCCCGACCCCGCCGAGGCGGTCACGCATCTGTGGGCCGAAGGGCCCGACGACGCTTCCGCGCAGGCCCTGTTGGATGAGTGGTCGGCGGTCGTGGACAGCGCCGGACGGTAA
- a CDS encoding MerR family transcriptional regulator, with amino-acid sequence MRSSGDGTAGGAPERSFGDRGPYPLHGSTADRIPQRPAAVPSSGGATSMASEEIGYRGPTACAAAGITYRQLDYWARTGLVEPSVRPAHGSGTQRLYSFRDVVVLKIVKRFLDTGVSLQNIRSAVLHLRECGFRDLERMTLMSDGATVYECTSPDEVHALLQGGQGVFGIAVGVVWRDVESALSQLHGERVDTGETLVGSNPADELARRRNRAV; translated from the coding sequence GTGAGAAGCAGCGGCGACGGTACGGCTGGGGGTGCCCCGGAACGCAGTTTCGGGGACAGAGGTCCGTACCCGCTTCACGGCAGTACGGCCGATCGCATTCCGCAGCGGCCGGCGGCAGTGCCGAGCAGCGGAGGGGCGACGTCCATGGCGTCCGAGGAGATCGGCTACCGGGGCCCTACGGCCTGTGCGGCGGCCGGCATCACCTATCGGCAACTGGACTACTGGGCGCGCACCGGGCTCGTCGAGCCCAGCGTGCGGCCCGCGCACGGGTCGGGGACACAGCGGCTCTACAGCTTCCGGGACGTTGTCGTCCTCAAGATCGTCAAGCGGTTCCTCGACACGGGTGTGTCGCTGCAGAACATCCGCAGCGCCGTTCTGCACCTGAGAGAGTGCGGCTTCCGTGACCTGGAGCGCATGACGCTGATGAGCGACGGCGCCACGGTCTACGAGTGCACGTCGCCGGACGAGGTCCATGCGCTGCTCCAGGGCGGCCAGGGCGTCTTCGGGATCGCCGTGGGGGTCGTGTGGCGGGATGTCGAGAGCGCCCTGTCGCAGTTGCACGGGGAGCGCGTCGACACCGGCGAGACGCTTGTCGGGTCCAACCCCGCGGACGAGCTGGCCAGGCGGCGCAACCGGGCCGTCTGA